A section of the Plutella xylostella chromosome 18, ilPluXylo3.1, whole genome shotgun sequence genome encodes:
- the LOC125489886 gene encoding uncharacterized protein LOC125489886 — protein sequence MATLTPIPAEMLKLIPMFNGDKRLLNLFLRKCEYVIAKYRGNDTQNLYLYHSITSRLTDDAAALVSEREDVDTWSALKSLLVQHFGDPRSEECIAIELETLKLKANEPYTEFCNRIQTVRSILFSKVNELTDENTKRSKIAIYNNTALNVFLYSLPENMVRIVRLKGPDTLENALSIVLEEVNFHDQYNMRNKLLNNHHNLTSKSSQPTTQPQNSSKFGTSAPGFVHNSFKPPFNNCQTPNFKFGIPNQNRMMLPQSNNVGYKPNFGYRPNLPQQTGYRPQFGVKPQFGIPNQNSFKPQQFGNRPQTNQQFGYKPNFNIPKNYTDVSMRTASAIKPAQQQTGGFRLNEVHMTDDPSPQGEQYEHVSDNQHEFQESYDYDYSMTNEYIQTDQHLNENTSTDEPVENFHILASDPIQK from the coding sequence ATGGCTACTCTCACGCCTATACCAGCAGAGATGCTAAAGTTGATCCCCATGTTTAATGGAGACAAACGTCTCTTAAATCTGTTCCTAAGAAAATGTGAATACGTCATAGCCAAgtatagaggcaacgataCACAAAATTTATACCTGTATCACTCTATAACGAGTAGGTTAACTGATGACGCGGCTGCATTAGTTTCCGAGCGAGAAGATGTAGACACTTGGTCTGCATTAAAATCCCTCCTAGTTCAACATTTTGGTGACCCACGTAGCGAGGAATGTATCGCTATTGAGCTAGAGACCCTAAAGTTAAAGGCTAACGAGCCCTACACCGAGTTTTGTAATAGAATCCAAACAGTGCGCTCCATATTATTCTCAAAGGTGAACGAGTTAACTGATGAGAATACGAAGCGTAGCAAGATCgccatatataataatacagccctaaacgtatttttatacagtttGCCTGAAAATATGGTTAGGATTGTAAGATTAAAAGGTCCCGACACGTTGGAAAATGCATTGTCTATTGTGCTAGAGGAAGTAAACTTCCATGACCAGTATAACatgagaaataaattattgaataaCCACCATAATCTAACGTCTAAGTCATCACAACCGACTACGCAACCCCAAAACTCATCTAAATTTGGTACATCTGCCCCAGGATTTGTACATAACAGTTTTAAGCCACCATTTAACAATTGCCAAACCCCTAATTTCAAGTTTGGCATTCCCAACCAAAATAGGATGATGCTCCCTCAGAGCAACAATGTAGGATATAAACCCAACTTTGGGTACAGGCCAAATTTACCCCAGCAGACAGGTTATAGACCTCAATTTGGTGTTAAACCTCAGTTTGGCATCCCTAATCAAAACTCATTCAAACCCCAACAGTTTGGAAATAGGCCTCAGACTAACCAACAGTTTGGTTATAAACCGAACTTCAATATTCCAAAGAATTACACAGATGTGTCCATGAGAACAGCATCGGCAATTAAACCGGCCCAACAACAAACCGGTGGATTTCGTCTTAACGAGGTCCATATGACCGACGACCCATCGCCACAAGGCGAACAATACGAACACGTGTCCGACAATCAACACGAGTTCCAGGAATCGTACGACTACGATTACAGTATGACCAACGAATACATACAGACTGACCAACATTTAAACGAAAATACTTCCACGGACGAGCCCGTTGAAAATTTTCACATACTAGCCTCAGACCCTATACAGAAATGA
- the LOC119692726 gene encoding uncharacterized protein LOC119692726: protein MPRSRSGSLDLTNSCDRKRSRGPSCHSRDSGGSPPPQSDMSRDPSPARRRNSRSISPVAIVKSEFAPILEYGRSRSRSHSRSRCRSRSRGRSHSRDRTRSRSRNSRSRDPHKSRERSKRRSHSRSSSLKQALHTILSRLNAIEESSGIVPQTPQQPASCSTQDVNNPSPSTAQSFDDILSTLNAIKPEVYEISNFDPAINDIEVWCEDVERAKLYNNWNDYECLARVSNCLIGDAKAWFSGWDTNDRSWTNFKLQFKPLCPHKLDYANILFEVINSTSDDYASYAEYARRSLLRLRIVKGLSNELMVQIVVRGISDAHVRAAASNANLTTDNLMSFLSGYVKPFRTKNDTHTPPSNSLKRKITSSDIKCFKCGAKGHKSFTCSKTLPDNISKPSGSVPKPTCQFCEKVGHLAENCFIKKRLLEAHNQTNECREPAGSTDSDVKCHTCGQTGHKSYACRAGSSTESDFRCHKCGQTGHKSYACPKKLNKVVEKKTSEPSGSCPMPAVTCQFCKKSGHKEKNCFTKKYLETQNQSKVKLLKIKKPKGSTDSDALCFTCGKTGHKSYSCRKNLKSKHNNLIKPPILTED from the coding sequence ATGCCGCGATCGCGTAGTGGGTCTCTCGACTTGACCAATTCTTGCGACCGTAAAAGATCTCGAGGGCCGTCGTGCCACAGTCGTGATTCTGGTGGAAGCCCCCCTCCGCAATCTGACATGTCTCGTGATCCGTCACCTGCGCGAAGGCGTAATAGTCGTAGTATATCCCCCGTCGCGATTGTGAAAAGCGAATTCGCTCCGATTCTAGAGTACGGTCGTTCCCGATCTCGCAGTCACTCTCGTTCTCGCTGTCGTTCCCGTTCTCGCGGTCGTTCTCATTCTCGCGATCGTACCCGGTCAAGATCTCGCAATTCGCGCTCGCGAGATCCTCATAAATCACGTGAGCGATCCAAACGTAGATCACACAGTCGTAGCAGCTCTCTTAAACAAGCTTTGCACACCATACTATCTCGCTTAAATGCAATCGAAGAGAGTTCCGGTATTGTTCCACAGACTCCACAGCAACCTGCTAGTTGCAGCACTCAAGATGTGAATAACCCTTCTCCATCTACTGCGCAATCATTCGACGACATCCTGAGTACGTTAAATGCCATAAAGCCAGAAGTCTATGAGATATCAAATTTCGACCCCGCAATTAATGACATTGAGGTATGGTGTGAAGATGTAGAGCGGGCCAAATTGTACAATAATTGGAATGATTATGAGTGTCTTGCACGTGTATCCAATTGCCTCATAGGTGATGCCAAAGCTTGGTTTAGCGGGTGGGATACTAACGATCGATCTTggacaaattttaaattacagtTTAAGCCATTATGCCCCCATAAACTCGACTATGCCAACATTTTGTTTGAAGTTATCAATTCTACTTCTGATGATTATGCGTCATACGCTGAGTATGCTAGGCGTTCGTTGTTAAGGCTGCGTATTGTCAAGGGTCTGAGTAATGAACTAATGGTCCAAATTGTTGTGCGTGGTATTAGTGATGCGCATGTTCGCGCAGCTGCCTCAAATGCTAACTTAACAACCGACAACCTGATGTCGTTTTTATCAGGCTACGTTAAGCCATTCCGCACTAAGAATGACACGCATACTCCCCCGTCTAACTCATTGAAAAGGAAAATAACCTCAAGTGATATAAAATGCTTTAAGTGTGGTGCAAAGGGGCACAAGAGCTTCACGTGTTCTAAAACACTACCTGATAACATTTCAAAGCCGTCAGGAAGTGTTCCGAAGCCGACGTGCCAGTTTTGCGAGAAAGTCGGGCATTTGGCAGAGAATTgtttcattaaaaaacgtCTACTAGAGGCACATAATCAAACGAACGAATGTAGGGAACCCGCGGGTAGTACTGATAGCGATGTTAAATGCCATACGTGTGGTCAAACAGGGCATAAGAGTTACGCTTGTCGTGCGGGAAGTTCTACTGAGAGCGATTTTAGGTGCCATAAGTGTGGTCAAACAGGGCACAAGAGCTATGCGTGCcctaaaaaattaaataaagtagtGGAAAAAAAAACGTCAGAACCATCAGGAAGTTGCCCTATGCCGGCGGTGACGTGTCAGTTTTGTAAGAAAAGCGGTCACAAggaaaaaaattgtttcactaaaaaatatttagagaCACAAAATCAAAGTAAagttaaattacttaaaattaagaaacccAAGGGTTCAACTGATAGCGATGCTCTATGCTTTACGTGTGGTAAAACAGGGCACAAAAGTTACAGTTGTCGTAAAAATCTTAaatcaaaacataataatttaataaaaccgCCTATTTTGACTGAAGATTAA